GCGCCGTACGATGCGGCGCTGACCCCGGTGCAGGCGGTCGGCCTGCAACCACTGGCGTGTGTCCTGTATGCCTGCGAGCAGCTGCCGGACCTCGCCGGCAGGCACGTGGCGATCATCGGCCAGGGCTCGATCGGCCTGCTGTTCTCCTACGTCGCCAAGGCCGCCGGTGCGCGGCGCGTCACCGGCGTCGACCCCGTCGACCGGTCAAGCCTGGCAACCGCATTCGGCGTCGACGACCCGGTGCGTGCCACCAGCGACCGGTGGGTGAGCCAGCTTGCGGCCGGCGACCGCGCCGACGTCGTCATCGAGGCCGTCGGTCACCAGGTCGCCACGCTCGGCCACGCGATCGACGCCACCGCGCCCGGCGGCACGGTCTTCTACTTCGGCGTCGCCGACGACGACACGTATCCCATCAGCATGCGGGCCATGCTGCGCAACAACCTGACGCTGAAATCCGGTGTGACACTGGACCGGCGGCGCGTGCTGGAGCTCGCCGGCAAGTTCGCCGCCCAACATCCCGAGCTGCTCGGCACCTACCTGACGCACACGTTCGGCATCGACGACGTGCAGGGCGCATTCGACTTGGCCTGCCGCCCGGCCCCGGAGCGCGTCAAGATCGCGATCGGACAGTGAACGTGCCGGAAAGCAACCTACAGCGGGCGCTGAACCGGGGCGGCCCGATATGGGGCGGCTGGATCACCGGTCCCACGCTGCTCGGGCCGGAGGAATTCGCCCGGGCCGGTTACGACTACGTAGGTTTCGACGCCCAGCACGGCTACCTCGACGACGCCGACATCGCCGGCATGTTGCGCCGGATCGAGCACCTGCCGATCGGCACCGTGGTGCGGCTGCCCAACGCCGACGCGGCACCGATCGGGCGGGTGCTGGACGCCGGCGCCGACGCCGTCGTCATCGCCATGATCGAGTCGGCGGACCAGGCCGCCGCGGCGGTGGCCGCCACCCGCTACCAGCCCGCGGGCATCCGCAGCTTCGGCCCGTTGCGCGCCAGCCTGGGCCGCGACACCGCCGCGCTGGAGTCCCGGGTGAGCGTGTTCGCGATGATCGAGACGGCTGGGGCCCTGTCCGGCCTCGACGAGATCTGCGCCGTCGACGGGCTCGCCGGGCTCTACGTCGGGCCCGCCGATTTGGCCCTCTCGCTCGGCGTGGATGTGGTTGGCGCGGCCAAACATCCGGCAGTCCTGGATGCCATCGTGCAAACGCACCGCGCGGCCACCGCGGCCGGGCTGGTGACCGGCATCCACGCCGGGGACACTACGACGGGGCGCGCCATGGCGAAGCTGGGGCTTTCGATGATCACCCTGGTGGCCGAATCCCAGGCCCTGTTTCGGGGAGCCGCCGAGCACCTGCGTGAGGCAAACAATGACGGATGATCGGGCCGCCATCCGCGAACTGCTCGTCGGTTACGCCCTCGCGCTCGACGCGGGTGACATCGACGACTGCCTGGCGCTGTTCGCCCCGGACGCCGAATTCAGGGTCTACGGGCGGTCATTCGCCGGACGCGAGGGCATCGGGAAGATGTTCCGGGATGCCCCGCGCGGGCTGCACCTGACCGGAGCCTCCCGGATCGACGTCGGCGACGCCACGGCGACCGCCCGGTCGCAGGTGCTGTTCGTGCGGGCGGGCGACCTGCACCTGCGCCCCGCCCTCTACGACGACGAATTCGTCCGCACCGACGGGCAGTGGCGTTTTCGACGACGGCGGTGCCAGTTCGTCACCAGCCACGGCCTGTCCGACACCCCCGAGGTCACGTCATCATGAATCCACGCGTCGCACTGGTGACCGGCGCGGCCGGCGGGCAGGGCTGGGCGATCGCCAAAAGGCTACGTGCGGAAGGCTATTCGGTGGCCGCATGCGATCGGCGCACCGACGAATTGAACGCCCTGGTTGGCGAATTGAGCGACGACGGGGTGATCGCGATCGAACTCGACGTCACCTCGCAATCACTGTGGGAGTCGGCCGTGCACACCGTGACCGGCCGATTCGGGGCCCTGACCACCCTGGTCAACAACGCCGGCGTGCTGCACCGCGCCTCGCTGGCCGACGAGACCGCCGAGGGATTCGAAAGCTCCTGGCGGGTCAATTGTCTCGGCGCGTTCCTGGGCATTCGGACGACCCTGGAACACCTGCGCGCGGCGAGTCAGCCCGCCATCGTCAACATCTGCAGCACCGGGGCCATCCGTCCCTTCCCGCACCACGCCGCCTACGGTTCGGCGAAGTGGGCCCTTCGCGGACTGACTCAGAACGCGGCCGCCGAACTGGCCCCATTCGGCATCCGGGTCAACGCCGTATTCCCCGGACCGATCGCGACCCCGATGCTCGATGATGCGACCCAGCTGCGGCTCGCCGCGTCGTCGGCCTTCGGGCGGATCGGCCAGCC
This genomic interval from Mycobacterium sp. SMC-2 contains the following:
- a CDS encoding zinc-binding dehydrogenase; its protein translation is MWSYRIVAPYLFERTTIPEKTPECLADGQVLLRFLAAGVCGSDLPAFRGARGRLPGDDGASAAEKDGFPIHEVAGEVIASRHPEHRPGDRVVGWASGFDGMMERVVSDGDGLAPYDAALTPVQAVGLQPLACVLYACEQLPDLAGRHVAIIGQGSIGLLFSYVAKAAGARRVTGVDPVDRSSLATAFGVDDPVRATSDRWVSQLAAGDRADVVIEAVGHQVATLGHAIDATAPGGTVFYFGVADDDTYPISMRAMLRNNLTLKSGVTLDRRRVLELAGKFAAQHPELLGTYLTHTFGIDDVQGAFDLACRPAPERVKIAIGQ
- a CDS encoding HpcH/HpaI aldolase/citrate lyase family protein, which produces MPESNLQRALNRGGPIWGGWITGPTLLGPEEFARAGYDYVGFDAQHGYLDDADIAGMLRRIEHLPIGTVVRLPNADAAPIGRVLDAGADAVVIAMIESADQAAAAVAATRYQPAGIRSFGPLRASLGRDTAALESRVSVFAMIETAGALSGLDEICAVDGLAGLYVGPADLALSLGVDVVGAAKHPAVLDAIVQTHRAATAAGLVTGIHAGDTTTGRAMAKLGLSMITLVAESQALFRGAAEHLREANNDG
- a CDS encoding nuclear transport factor 2 family protein, with protein sequence MTDDRAAIRELLVGYALALDAGDIDDCLALFAPDAEFRVYGRSFAGREGIGKMFRDAPRGLHLTGASRIDVGDATATARSQVLFVRAGDLHLRPALYDDEFVRTDGQWRFRRRRCQFVTSHGLSDTPEVTSS
- a CDS encoding SDR family NAD(P)-dependent oxidoreductase codes for the protein MNPRVALVTGAAGGQGWAIAKRLRAEGYSVAACDRRTDELNALVGELSDDGVIAIELDVTSQSLWESAVHTVTGRFGALTTLVNNAGVLHRASLADETAEGFESSWRVNCLGAFLGIRTTLEHLRAASQPAIVNICSTGAIRPFPHHAAYGSAKWALRGLTQNAAAELAPFGIRVNAVFPGPIATPMLDDATQLRLAASSAFGRIGQPREVADAVAFLVSEQASFITGSELVVDGGQCVQIR